From the Agrobacterium larrymoorei genome, one window contains:
- a CDS encoding inositol monophosphatase family protein produces the protein MDYTNRLEAANTIMAEAVDLALRLFHERDRFVAEEKSASEFVSEADRRVETLIRERLSLHFPDDHVMGEEMGGGGSDAFWSIDPIDGTVNFLRGSPLWGVSIGLVEGGVSRVGVIAYPCLNLRLGAAQGAGVFKNGERYQRRVDFPSVRLASVGESARWPAKEVAKVELALRKAGWGVTEYRCGTVGLGFAALGMTDGYVEKNTSIWDIAAGSVICEEAGLLVTTGGSYEAAGQNIVAATEDVHGVIAPYF, from the coding sequence ATGGATTATACGAACCGCCTGGAAGCAGCGAACACAATCATGGCGGAGGCTGTAGACTTGGCTCTTCGGCTTTTTCACGAGCGTGATCGCTTCGTCGCTGAAGAGAAATCGGCGAGCGAGTTTGTTTCCGAAGCAGATCGTCGGGTAGAAACACTTATTCGGGAGAGGCTGTCGTTACACTTCCCGGATGACCATGTCATGGGCGAAGAGATGGGCGGTGGAGGATCGGACGCGTTCTGGTCCATTGACCCGATTGACGGCACGGTCAATTTCCTGCGCGGATCCCCACTCTGGGGGGTATCCATCGGCTTGGTGGAGGGTGGCGTATCTCGCGTCGGCGTTATCGCGTACCCCTGCCTCAATCTGCGGCTTGGTGCTGCGCAAGGAGCCGGCGTTTTCAAGAATGGTGAGCGCTATCAAAGGCGAGTCGATTTCCCCTCGGTTCGGCTCGCCTCAGTCGGCGAAAGTGCCCGTTGGCCGGCGAAAGAGGTTGCCAAGGTGGAACTTGCGCTCCGAAAGGCGGGCTGGGGCGTGACCGAATATCGATGTGGAACTGTTGGTCTGGGATTCGCCGCACTCGGAATGACCGACGGTTATGTCGAAAAAAATACGAGTATCTGGGACATCGCCGCAGGATCGGTCATCTGCGAAGAGGCAGGCCTACTTGTGACTACTGGTGGATCATATGAAGCGGCTGGCCAGAACATCGTGGCAGCAACGGAAGATGTTCACGGTGTCATCGCGCCGTACTTCTAG
- a CDS encoding glycerophosphodiester phosphodiesterase family protein, giving the protein MSQSSVLKRPIANARHIVVPDQIIAHRGAPRLAPENTLAAMRSAVQKGAKWVEVDVKLTRDQKPVIIHDDTVDRTTNGKGFVAGLTLEEIRSLEARASFGEEFAGIKVPTLEELIETVLDLDVGLQLELKPTPGDDIETAEVALDVLKTLWPKDRERLFFGSFSIRSIHAAARIWPDVPRAYFVSIPPKDPVALLNETKCQLLHVTKDILDNDAMKVLADSGIEFAVSVVNDPAAARRFLELGAQTISTDIPDLLDTH; this is encoded by the coding sequence ATGTCTCAAAGCTCGGTGCTTAAGCGCCCAATCGCAAATGCACGCCACATCGTTGTTCCCGATCAGATCATCGCACACCGCGGTGCGCCGCGCCTCGCGCCAGAAAACACGCTCGCAGCGATGAGAAGCGCCGTCCAAAAAGGCGCAAAGTGGGTCGAGGTCGACGTTAAACTCACGCGGGATCAAAAGCCGGTCATCATCCACGATGACACCGTCGATCGCACAACAAATGGCAAAGGCTTTGTTGCGGGTTTGACTCTGGAAGAGATCCGCAGCCTCGAGGCGCGCGCATCTTTTGGCGAAGAGTTCGCCGGCATCAAGGTTCCAACCCTGGAAGAACTAATCGAGACAGTTCTTGATCTCGATGTGGGTTTACAGCTCGAATTGAAGCCCACGCCTGGCGACGACATCGAAACAGCCGAGGTCGCTCTCGACGTCCTGAAAACCCTTTGGCCGAAAGACCGCGAACGCTTGTTCTTTGGAAGCTTTTCGATCCGGTCGATTCACGCCGCAGCACGCATCTGGCCTGATGTTCCGCGCGCCTATTTCGTAAGTATTCCCCCCAAGGATCCCGTTGCACTTCTGAACGAAACGAAGTGCCAGCTCCTTCACGTTACGAAAGACATCCTGGACAACGATGCGATGAAGGTTCTTGCCGATAGCGGCATCGAATTCGCGGTGTCCGTCGTCAATGATCCGGCCGCGGCCAGACGTTTTCTCGAACTCGGCGCCCAGACCATTTCGACTGACATTCCTGACCTCCTCGACACCCACTGA
- a CDS encoding extracellular solute-binding protein, which translates to MFKKLAAISIAVLTIGMPAHADDLKSMSWDQIVAQAKKEGEVRWFNWFNQARFREEVKAFETEYGIRVTIPDGDSKANINKFLAEKDRPQGDIDVFSTSGSELKKLSPETTYYGPLDKLLPEGKKLRYDLEGFKNGGFAAAFWGNQSGIAYDSSRITDADLPRTVEQFSTFIENHPGELGFNVENGGAGPAFIQGIARQFAPDVDYASGTTDAAVEKKFGPAWDWFSKRKDQFVITASNNDSVTRLTSGEFTIVAAWEDVIAALKKRGEIPATVKIYVPDFGMPGGGNVVGIPANAKNKAAALVFIHWLTSAKTQTRFASEFGSVPQNPDADATVALVKVQERRSSFNWAAQPLNDDIKNQFIKNVTLR; encoded by the coding sequence ATGTTTAAGAAACTCGCCGCGATCAGCATAGCGGTTTTAACTATCGGTATGCCCGCGCATGCCGACGACCTGAAGTCGATGTCATGGGATCAAATCGTCGCCCAGGCAAAGAAGGAAGGCGAAGTCAGATGGTTCAACTGGTTTAACCAGGCCCGCTTCCGTGAGGAGGTCAAAGCGTTCGAAACCGAGTACGGGATCAGGGTGACAATACCTGACGGCGATTCAAAAGCGAACATAAACAAATTCCTCGCCGAAAAGGATCGGCCACAAGGCGACATCGATGTATTTTCGACATCCGGCTCCGAGTTGAAGAAGCTTTCACCGGAGACAACTTATTATGGGCCTCTCGATAAGTTGCTGCCCGAGGGAAAGAAACTCCGTTACGACCTTGAAGGCTTTAAAAACGGCGGGTTTGCGGCAGCTTTCTGGGGAAACCAGTCGGGTATCGCTTATGATTCCTCCAGGATCACAGATGCCGATCTGCCCCGGACCGTCGAGCAATTCTCGACTTTCATAGAAAATCATCCGGGGGAACTAGGTTTCAATGTCGAAAATGGCGGCGCAGGTCCGGCTTTCATTCAGGGCATTGCCCGTCAGTTCGCTCCTGATGTCGATTATGCTTCCGGAACGACTGATGCAGCGGTAGAGAAAAAATTTGGCCCCGCCTGGGACTGGTTCTCCAAACGAAAGGATCAGTTTGTAATCACCGCATCCAACAACGACAGCGTTACCCGCCTGACTTCTGGTGAATTCACGATCGTCGCGGCATGGGAAGACGTTATCGCAGCTCTCAAGAAGAGGGGCGAAATTCCAGCAACCGTCAAGATCTATGTTCCAGACTTCGGCATGCCGGGTGGCGGAAATGTCGTGGGTATCCCTGCAAACGCCAAAAATAAGGCCGCCGCGCTGGTCTTCATCCATTGGCTGACGAGCGCCAAGACCCAGACGCGTTTCGCTTCGGAATTTGGCTCCGTCCCTCAGAATCCAGACGCAGATGCGACAGTTGCTCTCGTCAAGGTTCAGGAGCGGAGGTCCAGTTTCAACTGGGCCGCCCAGCCGCTGAACGACGATATCAAAAACCAGTTCATCAAGAACGTTACTCTCCGGTGA
- a CDS encoding ABC transporter permease, whose translation MTMASMYLKNFRWLNRLLVALVVTVGAIWLLLPFMLAALWSLVDINHPWAYPDILPPVLSFSRWIEVWNTTGLPQALRNSYTLAPCVAAITIILALPTSYAFGRLEFAGKPVLQVLTLLPLALPGFVVAIFFSSLLLNMGIYSRFLGILVGHTVVLLPYAIRILTVSFSLIRQDLIDAARDMGASPISVFRTAYFPILKPGVIAAFIIVFILSIEEFGIAYIVGAPDFTTVPTILYSYLGYNFIRPNAAVVSLILVVPNVFLMLLVERFLASNNPAAITGKG comes from the coding sequence ATGACGATGGCGAGCATGTACCTCAAGAACTTCCGCTGGCTAAACCGTCTTCTCGTCGCATTGGTCGTTACGGTCGGCGCCATATGGCTTCTGCTCCCCTTTATGCTGGCGGCACTCTGGTCGCTCGTCGATATCAACCACCCCTGGGCATACCCTGACATACTGCCCCCGGTACTTTCCTTTTCTCGCTGGATAGAGGTTTGGAACACGACGGGTCTGCCGCAAGCCTTGAGAAACAGCTACACGCTTGCGCCCTGTGTTGCGGCCATCACAATCATCCTTGCTTTGCCGACGTCCTATGCATTCGGCAGGTTGGAATTCGCGGGAAAGCCTGTGCTGCAGGTGCTGACCTTGTTGCCTCTCGCCCTGCCCGGTTTTGTGGTTGCCATATTCTTCTCCTCGCTCCTTCTGAATATGGGAATCTACTCAAGATTTCTGGGCATCCTCGTCGGTCACACCGTTGTACTGCTGCCTTATGCTATTCGCATCCTGACGGTGTCTTTTTCACTCATCAGGCAAGACCTGATCGACGCGGCACGCGATATGGGCGCATCGCCCATTTCTGTATTCCGAACTGCTTACTTCCCGATCCTGAAGCCTGGCGTCATTGCCGCCTTCATTATCGTTTTCATTCTGTCCATCGAAGAGTTTGGTATCGCCTATATCGTCGGTGCGCCGGATTTCACGACAGTTCCAACGATCCTCTATTCGTATCTCGGATACAACTTCATTCGACCCAATGCCGCGGTCGTTTCCCTGATCCTCGTTGTTCCCAACGTCTTTCTGATGCTGCTCGTTGAACGCTTCCTCGCAAGCAACAACCCCGCGGCCATCACCGGAAAGGGATGA
- a CDS encoding ABC transporter permease — MTLRNNLQAYLLLLPGLGVILIFTSILIGMAVSQSFGFLNFAGSSEFSLRFWNTMLADEQVWRALWYSARIAIISSLLAVMVAYPLALWLRKPFAGSGLISAVLKAPLLVHGLVAAFLFINFISFQGFFNLALVKLGFIARPMRLQNDSYGIGVIFLQVWKQMPFALLLLTGAVQSIGDDILNAARDLGAGAVDRFRKVIVPLTIRSLQAALVLIFIGAAGDFSFQVVAGPTSINSLAQLMLRTQEASADGWNLAAVVAMLLMALSLFGAVLVAGIAQLLSRLGRV; from the coding sequence ATGACTCTCAGAAACAATCTGCAGGCCTATCTTCTCCTTCTTCCCGGCCTTGGCGTCATCCTGATCTTTACCAGTATCCTTATCGGCATGGCGGTTTCGCAATCGTTTGGTTTTCTGAACTTCGCCGGCTCAAGCGAATTTTCGCTTCGGTTCTGGAATACCATGCTTGCCGATGAACAGGTCTGGAGAGCGTTGTGGTATTCAGCGCGAATTGCGATCATCAGCTCGTTGCTTGCGGTGATGGTCGCCTACCCGCTCGCATTGTGGCTCCGCAAGCCCTTTGCCGGATCGGGGTTGATAAGTGCGGTATTGAAGGCACCTTTGCTTGTTCACGGACTGGTAGCCGCATTCCTGTTTATCAACTTTATATCGTTTCAAGGCTTTTTTAACCTCGCGCTGGTGAAGCTCGGCTTCATCGCTCGCCCGATGCGCCTGCAAAACGACAGCTACGGAATTGGGGTGATATTTCTTCAGGTCTGGAAGCAGATGCCCTTTGCCCTGCTTCTCCTGACCGGTGCTGTGCAGTCGATAGGCGACGATATTCTCAACGCTGCCCGAGACCTCGGTGCAGGTGCGGTAGACCGGTTCCGCAAAGTCATCGTTCCGTTGACAATCCGGTCTCTGCAGGCAGCCCTGGTCCTGATCTTTATCGGAGCGGCCGGCGATTTCTCGTTTCAGGTCGTAGCAGGTCCCACCAGTATCAATTCCTTGGCGCAACTGATGCTCCGGACCCAAGAAGCAAGTGCGGACGGGTGGAACTTGGCTGCCGTCGTTGCCATGCTTCTGATGGCGCTATCTCTTTTCGGTGCAGTCCTCGTGGCCGGCATCGCTCAACTTCTCTCCCGTTTGGGGAGGGTATGA
- a CDS encoding ABC transporter ATP-binding protein, which produces MSVLDVANAKIRFGSFEALKGVSFSAQQGQLVTLLGPSGCGKTTLLRAIAGFIELDGGQIAIDGQDMSGVMPERRNTAMCFQSYALFPHLTVFENIAFGLRQKRTPQAELEKRVAESASQVSLETQLSKLPGQLSGGQQQRVALARALAVRPGVILFDEPLSNLDARLRDQVRFEIRQLQKAHAFTAVYVTHDQSEALAMSDLVVVMNAGRIEQSGTPNEVYYNPVNRFVADFVGTANIMPVQINGRDESTGHYRVTSPLGETLIASEASPVANNVYACWRPEDVISRADDHAGLNVYSFEVQAKSFLGNLTDLAVIVSGKSKSSFRIQVLGKSAIEEASTCRFEIAPEKIRFLKEPVE; this is translated from the coding sequence ATGAGCGTACTTGATGTGGCCAATGCAAAGATCCGATTTGGATCTTTTGAGGCATTGAAGGGAGTATCGTTTTCCGCGCAGCAAGGTCAGCTTGTAACGCTGCTCGGCCCCTCCGGTTGTGGCAAAACCACACTTCTGCGTGCCATCGCTGGTTTCATTGAACTGGACGGCGGACAGATCGCTATCGATGGACAGGACATGAGCGGGGTTATGCCTGAGCGGAGAAACACGGCCATGTGTTTCCAGTCTTATGCTTTGTTCCCGCATCTGACTGTGTTTGAAAATATCGCTTTCGGGCTGAGACAAAAGCGGACGCCGCAGGCCGAACTAGAAAAGCGCGTAGCCGAGTCCGCATCGCAGGTTTCACTGGAAACACAACTCAGCAAGTTGCCCGGCCAGCTTTCAGGAGGACAACAGCAACGTGTCGCTCTTGCACGTGCTCTGGCGGTACGCCCGGGGGTTATTCTGTTTGATGAACCACTGTCAAATCTCGATGCCCGACTTCGCGACCAGGTTCGCTTCGAAATCAGGCAACTTCAAAAAGCCCATGCTTTTACGGCGGTCTACGTAACGCACGACCAATCGGAGGCTCTCGCCATGTCCGATCTGGTGGTGGTGATGAACGCGGGAAGGATCGAGCAAAGCGGGACGCCGAACGAGGTCTACTACAACCCGGTCAACCGCTTTGTCGCCGACTTCGTTGGCACAGCGAATATAATGCCCGTCCAGATCAATGGACGAGATGAATCGACTGGGCATTATCGCGTGACCTCCCCGTTGGGTGAGACCCTGATCGCATCAGAAGCATCACCCGTGGCAAATAACGTTTACGCCTGTTGGCGACCGGAAGACGTCATCAGCCGTGCTGACGACCACGCTGGTCTGAACGTCTATTCCTTCGAGGTTCAGGCGAAGAGCTTCCTGGGCAACCTCACGGACCTCGCGGTCATCGTTTCGGGGAAGAGCAAAAGCTCTTTCCGGATCCAGGTGCTCGGCAAATCCGCAATCGAAGAGGCTTCAACTTGCCGCTTCGAAATCGCGCCGGAGAAAATCCGCTTCCTGAAGGAGCCGGTAGAATGA
- a CDS encoding ROK family protein, translated as MVLEIVRRNGGIKRSAITAMTNLTQPSVHRIVDGLLESNVLIFGDAVIEGRGKPSKELQLNPNAAYSIGISVNTDSASFCLCNLRCDVLHEEVLDIAPTDRSRTLVLLKERVWQTMRANQIPRAKIVGAGFAMAGFFVGAHNYFNAPEPLADWCLVDLNSELTALFEVPVWTENNCTTGAIGEASLGAGLKYPTFGYLSFNFGFGGGVVIDGKPVFGSFRNAGEISRIYTTEEVAHRPALGELLSRLKERGITVEGIRDLRNNFDPEWPGVREWVDEVSPYLNQAIDAMWAVIDPAAVVLGGELPRRLGELLMKVPPSPRIVRMNTPAEYPQILLSEIQGDPAVIGAALIPLKESFFN; from the coding sequence ATGGTTCTTGAAATTGTCCGCCGAAATGGCGGGATAAAGCGGTCAGCGATTACCGCGATGACAAATCTCACCCAGCCTTCAGTCCACAGGATCGTCGATGGCCTGCTCGAGAGTAATGTCCTGATTTTTGGGGACGCTGTGATTGAAGGACGCGGCAAGCCGAGCAAAGAACTCCAGCTCAACCCGAATGCGGCGTACTCAATTGGCATTTCTGTGAATACTGACAGCGCATCGTTTTGTCTGTGCAATCTGCGTTGCGATGTCCTTCACGAGGAGGTACTAGACATCGCTCCGACTGACCGTTCGCGGACGCTGGTCCTTCTAAAAGAACGTGTCTGGCAGACGATGAGGGCAAATCAGATACCGCGCGCCAAGATTGTCGGGGCTGGCTTTGCCATGGCTGGTTTTTTTGTGGGCGCACATAATTACTTCAATGCGCCGGAGCCGCTCGCAGACTGGTGCTTGGTCGATCTCAACAGCGAGTTGACAGCGCTCTTCGAGGTTCCCGTATGGACAGAAAACAACTGTACAACCGGTGCGATAGGTGAAGCCAGTCTCGGCGCTGGCCTGAAATATCCCACCTTTGGTTATCTCTCCTTCAACTTTGGCTTTGGTGGAGGAGTAGTCATTGATGGGAAGCCTGTATTTGGCTCATTCCGAAACGCTGGCGAAATCAGCCGTATCTACACGACCGAGGAAGTTGCGCACCGTCCGGCGCTCGGAGAATTATTATCCCGGTTGAAGGAAAGGGGTATCACTGTTGAGGGTATAAGAGATCTTCGCAATAATTTCGATCCTGAGTGGCCTGGCGTACGAGAGTGGGTGGACGAAGTTTCGCCTTATTTAAATCAAGCTATCGATGCGATGTGGGCAGTTATAGATCCGGCCGCGGTAGTACTTGGAGGGGAGCTTCCAAGGCGGCTTGGTGAACTGCTGATGAAGGTGCCACCAAGCCCGCGGATAGTTCGAATGAACACACCAGCTGAATACCCGCAAATCCTCTTAAGTGAGATCCAGGGCGATCCGGCCGTTATAGGGGCGGCGTTGATTCCGCTTAAGGAATCATTTTTCAACTGA
- a CDS encoding plasmid pRiA4b ORF-3 family protein produces the protein MAGPLVRLKITLDDVDPLVMRRVVVPFRIRLDRLHDVLQQAFGWTNSHLYEFRIRDIGFGVPDGGFDDPIDARKETLLAAIEDIGAKSFKYLYDFGDGWTHTVKIEKTFPATPGFDDPFLLEAVGRCPPEDVGGPWGYEEFREAIADVNHERHQELLEWWGSSDYDPSQVDARNLGKNVEALAAKWKRRSRKKT, from the coding sequence ATGGCAGGTCCTCTCGTTCGCTTGAAGATCACGCTCGATGACGTTGATCCCTTGGTGATGCGGCGCGTTGTCGTGCCGTTCCGCATTCGGCTCGACCGGCTTCATGATGTTCTCCAGCAGGCTTTCGGCTGGACCAACAGTCATCTCTATGAGTTCAGGATCCGTGACATCGGATTCGGCGTGCCTGATGGCGGCTTTGATGACCCCATTGATGCTCGCAAGGAAACGCTTCTTGCCGCCATCGAAGATATCGGCGCGAAGTCATTCAAGTATCTCTATGACTTCGGTGACGGCTGGACGCACACAGTGAAAATCGAAAAGACCTTTCCGGCTACCCCCGGCTTTGATGATCCTTTCCTTCTCGAGGCTGTCGGAAGGTGCCCGCCAGAGGATGTTGGCGGCCCTTGGGGCTATGAAGAGTTCCGTGAGGCTATTGCCGACGTCAACCATGAGCGACATCAAGAACTGCTCGAATGGTGGGGAAGTTCAGACTACGACCCCAGCCAGGTCGATGCAAGAAATCTCGGCAAAAACGTCGAGGCTCTGGCTGCGAAATGGAAGCGCAGATCGCGCAAAAAAACCTGA
- the tnpC gene encoding IS66 family transposase: MEPGFENHRDHAAALEAELATARAERAAALAELAVAKAKEADDQAIILRQKVYIEKLQRELRGQKSERTARLIAQMELMLEDAEATATEDELAAEMAVAAASAIAVTGFTRKRPVKKPFPEHLPRERVVVPGPVACSCCGGERLRKLGEDITETMESVPRSWKVIQTVREKFTCRDCEKISQAPAPFHVIPRGWAGPSLLAMMLCDKFGQHIPLNRQVERFALEGVPISLSTAADAIGACCQVLDPLVRRIESHTFASERIHGDDTTVPVLALGKTATGRIWSYVRDDAPFGGTAPPSVMFYYSRDRAGEHPQAHLANYSGILQADAYTGYGQLYLPDRSPGPIYEAACWAHARRPFFAQADLEANARRKGQGKSAAVVSPIALNMVQRIDALFEIERQINGRTADERKAIRQQLSKPLIDEMEIWIRDHRARLPRDNDLAKAFDYMLNRWESFTRFLDDGRICLSNNCAERSLRGVALGRKAWLFAGSDRGGKRAAAMYSLIVTAKMNRIDPQTWLADVLARIADHPASLIDELLPWNWRNPATKSLQQAA; encoded by the coding sequence ATGGAACCGGGCTTCGAAAATCACCGCGATCATGCTGCTGCTCTTGAAGCAGAATTGGCGACAGCGCGGGCGGAGCGTGCTGCTGCTTTGGCCGAATTGGCTGTTGCCAAGGCCAAGGAGGCCGACGATCAGGCCATCATTCTTCGCCAGAAAGTCTATATCGAAAAGCTGCAACGGGAGCTTCGCGGTCAGAAGTCGGAACGGACGGCGCGGCTGATTGCGCAGATGGAGCTGATGCTGGAGGACGCCGAAGCGACGGCGACCGAAGATGAGCTTGCCGCCGAAATGGCCGTTGCTGCAGCATCTGCGATTGCGGTCACCGGCTTTACGCGCAAGCGGCCGGTCAAGAAGCCATTCCCGGAACATCTGCCGCGTGAGCGTGTTGTGGTGCCAGGGCCGGTTGCCTGCAGTTGCTGTGGCGGTGAACGGCTTCGCAAGCTCGGCGAAGACATCACCGAAACGATGGAGAGCGTACCGCGGAGCTGGAAGGTCATTCAGACGGTGCGGGAAAAGTTCACCTGCCGTGACTGCGAGAAGATCAGCCAGGCACCTGCACCCTTCCATGTCATCCCGAGAGGATGGGCGGGGCCAAGCCTTTTGGCGATGATGCTCTGCGACAAGTTCGGCCAGCATATTCCCCTCAATCGCCAGGTCGAACGTTTTGCCTTGGAGGGTGTGCCGATCAGCCTGTCGACTGCAGCAGACGCGATTGGTGCGTGCTGCCAGGTCCTTGACCCGCTGGTGCGACGGATTGAAAGCCATACGTTCGCGTCTGAACGGATCCACGGTGATGACACGACCGTGCCGGTTCTAGCTCTCGGCAAGACCGCAACCGGCCGGATATGGAGCTATGTCAGGGACGATGCTCCGTTCGGCGGAACGGCTCCACCGTCGGTGATGTTCTATTATTCCCGGGACCGGGCCGGCGAACATCCACAGGCACATCTGGCCAATTATAGCGGTATCCTTCAGGCGGACGCCTATACCGGCTATGGCCAGCTCTATCTTCCTGATCGAAGTCCGGGCCCGATTTATGAAGCGGCGTGTTGGGCGCATGCCAGGCGGCCATTCTTTGCGCAAGCCGATCTGGAGGCCAATGCGCGCCGAAAAGGGCAGGGTAAAAGTGCCGCTGTTGTCTCACCAATCGCCTTGAACATGGTGCAGCGGATCGACGCGCTGTTCGAGATCGAACGCCAGATCAATGGCCGCACTGCCGATGAGAGAAAAGCGATCCGCCAGCAATTATCAAAGCCGTTGATCGACGAGATGGAAATATGGATACGCGACCACCGCGCCAGGTTGCCGCGTGACAACGACCTGGCAAAGGCATTTGACTATATGCTGAACCGCTGGGAATCCTTCACCCGCTTCCTCGACGACGGCCGGATTTGCCTGTCGAACAATTGCGCGGAGCGATCTCTGCGTGGTGTGGCCCTTGGACGAAAAGCCTGGCTATTTGCCGGTTCCGACCGCGGAGGGAAAAGGGCGGCAGCCATGTACAGCCTGATCGTCACCGCGAAAATGAACCGCATTGATCCACAGACCTGGCTTGCAGATGTTCTCGCCCGCATCGCCGATCATCCTGCCAGCCTGATCGATGAACTTCTTCCCTGGAATTGGCGGAACCCCGCAACAAAATCTCTGCAGCAGGCGGCCTGA
- the tnpB gene encoding IS66 family insertion sequence element accessory protein TnpB (TnpB, as the term is used for proteins encoded by IS66 family insertion elements, is considered an accessory protein, since TnpC, encoded by a neighboring gene, is a DDE family transposase.), whose translation MIPISSSVRVWIASGHCDMRKGMQGLALIVQEGLGRDPFKGDVFVFRGKSGRLIKALWHDGIGLSLYAKRLERGRFIWPVTEGGAIALTAGQMSYLLEGIDWRNPQQTWRPTSAG comes from the coding sequence ATGATCCCGATCAGTTCGAGCGTGCGGGTTTGGATTGCGAGCGGCCATTGCGATATGCGCAAGGGAATGCAGGGTCTTGCTCTGATCGTGCAGGAAGGTCTTGGTCGTGATCCGTTCAAGGGGGACGTTTTTGTTTTCCGCGGTAAAAGCGGCCGGCTGATCAAGGCTCTTTGGCATGACGGAATTGGGCTTTCGCTGTACGCAAAGCGGCTCGAGCGTGGCCGTTTTATTTGGCCGGTGACTGAGGGCGGAGCGATTGCGCTGACGGCTGGCCAGATGTCCTACTTGCTTGAGGGAATTGACTGGCGAAACCCGCAGCAGACATGGCGTCCGACGAGCGCTGGATAG
- the tnpA gene encoding IS66-like element accessory protein TnpA gives MAQAILLTGQERRRRWSPDQRLEILEAAFAPGANVSEVARRFDVSTGLLYTWRRQALTVKDGPAFVPATVLDVSSGGDGGAATIVVDFANCIKVRIASGVPCDLAAAVMRALK, from the coding sequence ATGGCACAGGCCATTTTGCTGACGGGTCAAGAACGGCGTCGTCGTTGGTCACCGGACCAACGGCTGGAAATTCTGGAGGCAGCATTTGCTCCTGGGGCAAATGTCTCGGAGGTAGCGCGTCGCTTTGATGTTTCGACGGGGCTGCTCTACACGTGGCGGCGCCAAGCGCTGACTGTGAAAGATGGGCCTGCTTTTGTGCCGGCAACAGTTCTGGATGTTTCTAGCGGCGGCGATGGTGGTGCGGCAACCATCGTTGTGGACTTTGCGAACTGTATCAAGGTGAGGATTGCCTCCGGCGTGCCTTGTGATCTTGCCGCTGCAGTGATGCGAGCGCTCAAATGA